The sequence AGCCGTAGTTCGCGTAACTCTGATGAAGCTCATACATTTTGAGATCGGGATGTTTTCTGTCTTGTGCACCTGGTGATGTTGCTGCTGTCTCACCAGGTAATAGCCTCGTGATGCTGAAGGGATGGCTGGCAGCGGTGTACGGTGGCTCCTGCTTCAGACTCCCGGCCATGCCATGATGAAGGGCCGCAGGATCTGTCAACAGATGTGGATGAAGACTCCGACCAACCATAGCAGCAAGTTCATCGTGCGCAGCTCCCAGATCAGGTCCAAGCAATCCACCAATATCCGTTGTATCGCTCTTCAACGCGTGATGCTGATGAAGTCCCGTCgcatgatgatgatgagacGACACGAGGGAATGAAGATCTTTATCGTCGGGCTGTTGAACACTGTGATGAAGCGACGGTGTCTTCTTCCCGTGGCCAAGATCGTGAGAGTTGGGACTTGTGTGGCCAGGACCATGATGACCCGAGTGTGGATTCTGGGTCTTAGTTGATTGCCTCTGATGCTCCTTCTTCTCATCCTTGAATCTCTTCTGCCGGCGGAGATAGCACCCATTCTCAAACATATTTCCACTCTCTGGATGAAGGGTCCAGAAGGATCCTTTGCCCGGCTTGTCTGGTGTTCTCGGTACCTTGACAAAGCAGTCGTTGAAGCTCAACGAATGTCTTATAGAATTCTGCCAGCGCTGCTGATTCGTTCTGTAGAAGGGAAAAAGGTCCATGATGAATTGATATATCTCGGACAGCGTCAGCATCTTCGTCGGTGCATTCTGTATCGCCATTGTGATCAGACTTATATAAGAATATGGTGGCTTCGCATGGGTGTAATTTCTCCTGTAGGATTTATCATTCCTGGCCCTCTGCAGTGCTGAATTTGGGGAATCTGGCTCGGTGAGTGATAAAGGATCACTCCTAACTCCACCAGCACCACCCGCCGTTATCGAAGGATATCCGACGGCACTCATACAGGCGCTTCCACCACCCATTGCTGAACCACCATACCCACCCATACCACCACCCCCCATTCCCCCCATTCCCATTGAACTCATAGTTCCCATATTAAAGCCAGCCTGAAGGCTTGAACTCTGGGGACTACAACTGGGCCCAACACCAACACCCATTGACATGCCCATTGATACACATCCCATTGAATTTATCGAACTGTATGTCGGTGCCATACTTCCCATACTCGACATTGCTGCTGATGTCATAGCCCCACCGAGGCTGCCAGCCTCGCTGTACAGCTTCTG is a genomic window of Diachasmimorpha longicaudata isolate KC_UGA_2023 chromosome 16, iyDiaLong2, whole genome shotgun sequence containing:
- the LOC135170068 gene encoding silk gland factor 1; this encodes MTMLQSQKLYSEAGSLGGAMTSAAMSSMGSMAPTYSSINSMGCVSMGMSMGVGVGPSCSPQSSSLQAGFNMGTMSSMGMGGMGGGGMGGYGGSAMGGGSACMSAVGYPSITAGGAGGVRSDPLSLTEPDSPNSALQRARNDKSYRRNYTHAKPPYSYISLITMAIQNAPTKMLTLSEIYQFIMDLFPFYRTNQQRWQNSIRHSLSFNDCFVKVPRTPDKPGKGSFWTLHPESGNMFENGCYLRRQKRFKDEKKEHQRQSTKTQNPHSGHHGPGHTSPNSHDLGHGKKTPSLHHSVQQPDDKDLHSLVSSHHHHATGLHQHHALKSDTTDIGGLLGPDLGAAHDELAAMVGRSLHPHLLTDPAALHHGMAGSLKQEPPYTAASHPFSITRLLPGETAATSPGAQDRKHPDLKMYELHQSYANYGSPHHPHPHSAGPNHHHHNGMHSGGNPGTMHNMTNHHQDYYQSPLHHYSTSVTSSSSVPPPPPASAAGL